A single Hyperolius riggenbachi isolate aHypRig1 chromosome 12, aHypRig1.pri, whole genome shotgun sequence DNA region contains:
- the LOC137541686 gene encoding keratin, type I cytoskeletal 19-like codes for MSSSAFGGLGASCGGNMGGSGGFGGNSTPFGSGVGQCTFQSFHTSGNENLICTNEKETMQLLNDRLASYLDKVRSLEQENAQLEKKIREWYDKQVPYASPDFQAYFKTIEDLQNQILQGNNNNANLVLQIDNARLAADDFRTKYENEVALRMGVESDINGLRRVLDELQLTKKDLEVQLQNLNDELALLKKNHEEEVASLRSQLGAKVNVEVESKPGVDLSRVLAEIRSQYENIMEDNAKEAERWFHKKSEELNQQVSHSAEQLQTYNTELLQLKHTVQNLEIELQTQNSLKMTLENTLAETEAGYSNQLAQLQDMINELEVQLAELRCDLERQNFEYKTLMDVKSLLEREIATYKQLLDGEDSQRGSFPRVVTNVASTGGSFSVGSTGSSSGMAGMSGAGGKPRTVAEEGYNQAKHN; via the exons ATGAGCAGCAGTGCTTTTGGTGGTCTTGGAGCTTCCTGTGGTGGAAACATGGGCGGTTCTGGTGGCTTTGGAGGAAACAGCACACCTTTCGGTTCTGGTGTAGGCCAATGTACCTTCCAAAGCTTCCACACCTCTGGCAATGAAAATCTTATTTGCACTAATGAGAAGGAAACCATgcaactgctgaatgacaggttggCTTCCTACCTGGACAAGGTCCGCTCTTTGGAGCAGGAAAACGCTCAACTGGAAAAGAAAATCCGAGAGTGGTACGACAAACAGGTCCCTTATGCTTCCCCTGATTTCCAGGCCTACTTCAAGACCATTGAGGATCTTCAAAACCAG ATCCTGCAAGGAAACAACAACAATGCCAACCTTGTGCTCCAGATTGACAACGCTCGTCTGGCTGCAGATGACTTCAGAACCAA GTATGAAAATGAGGTAGCCCTCCGCATGGGAGTTGAATCTGACATCAATGGACTCCGCCGTGTGCTGGATGAGCTTCAGCTGACCAAGAAGGACCTTGAAGTACAACTGCAGAACCTGAATGATGAGTTGGCCCTCCTGAAGAAGAACCATGAAGAG GAGGTTGCCAGTCTGCGCAGCCAGTTAGGTGCCAAGGTCAACGTGGAAGTAGAATCTAAACCAGGTGTGGACCTCAGCAGAGTTTTGGCCGAGATAAGATCTCAATATGAAAACATAATGGAGGACAACGCCAAGGAAGCAGAGAGATGGTTCCACAAGAAG AGTGAAGAGCTGAACCAACAGGTGTCCCACAGCGCTGAACAACTGCAGACCTATAATACAGAACTCCTTCAGCTTAAGCACACCGTTCAAAATCTGGAAATCGAGCTTCAAACCCAAAATAGTTTG AAAATGACACTGGAAAACACTTTGGCGGAGACAGAAGCTGGTTACAGCAACCAACTGGCTCAGCTGCAAGATATGATCAACGAGTTGGAGGTTCAACTGGCAGAGCTGAGATGCGACCTGGAGAGACAGAACTTTGAGTACAAGACCCTCATGGATGTGAAGTCCCTGCTTGAAAGAGAGATTGCCACATACAAACAACTTCTAGATGGAGAGGATTCTCA GCGGGGATCATTTCCCAGGGTAGTCACCAACGTAGCTAGCACCGGAGGCTCATTCAGTGTGGGCAGCACTGGCAGCTCCAGCGGAATGGCTGGCATGAGCGGTGCAGGTGGAAAGCCAAGAACCGTCGCAGAAGAAGGATACAACCAGGCTAAACATAATTAG